The following proteins are co-located in the Synechococcus sp. PROS-U-1 genome:
- a CDS encoding AbrB family transcriptional regulator, giving the protein MLTGGDLLNKVKDLGDVSKSDLVRACGYVSTKKDGGERLNFTTFYEALLEAKGVNLGVGGVGGVGKGGRKLSYVATVQGNGNLLIGKAYTALLDLNPGDEFDIKLGRKQIRLTPVGGSDEDEE; this is encoded by the coding sequence ATGCTCACTGGGGGCGACCTTCTCAATAAAGTCAAAGATCTAGGTGATGTCAGCAAGTCTGATCTGGTGCGTGCCTGTGGCTATGTCTCCACGAAAAAGGATGGTGGCGAACGTTTGAATTTCACCACTTTCTATGAAGCGCTGCTGGAAGCCAAAGGCGTCAACCTTGGCGTCGGTGGTGTGGGCGGTGTCGGCAAGGGTGGGCGCAAACTCAGCTATGTGGCCACAGTGCAAGGCAATGGCAACTTGTTGATCGGCAAGGCCTACACTGCCCTTCTTGACCTCAATCCAGGGGATGAATTTGATATCAAACTGGGCCGCAAACAAATTCGTTTGACGCCTGTTGGTGGGAGTGACGAAGACGAAGAGTGA
- a CDS encoding YciI family protein, with protein sequence MARFVLWGTYCEDALVKRAPYRDEHLARLKDLKAQGTLVTLGPTEGSTHIFGIFEADNIAFVRKLVEDDIYWKQGIWTALEVYQWVQAF encoded by the coding sequence ATGGCACGTTTCGTCTTGTGGGGCACTTACTGTGAGGATGCTCTTGTGAAGCGTGCTCCCTATCGAGATGAGCACCTTGCTCGCCTCAAGGACCTTAAAGCGCAGGGAACGCTTGTCACGCTTGGTCCCACCGAAGGGAGTACCCACATATTTGGAATCTTCGAGGCGGACAACATCGCCTTCGTTCGCAAGCTTGTTGAGGATGATATTTACTGGAAGCAAGGTATCTGGACGGCTCTTGAGGTTTATCAATGGGTCCAGGCATTTTGA
- a CDS encoding DUF3136 domain-containing protein, whose protein sequence is MPSAAKELTIGDLEAGFSAYCQALRRLVADGRDLDAIRRTVCWDYLNRLHTSLPQDYRSPDDLIQRYRREA, encoded by the coding sequence ATGCCGTCTGCAGCCAAGGAACTCACCATCGGCGATCTGGAAGCAGGCTTCTCCGCCTACTGCCAGGCCCTCAGGCGCCTTGTCGCGGATGGACGCGACCTGGATGCCATTCGCCGGACGGTCTGCTGGGATTACCTGAACAGACTGCACACCTCACTTCCGCAGGATTACCGCTCCCCTGATGACCTAATCCAGCGCTACCGAAGGGAGGCTTGA
- a CDS encoding Nif11 domain/cupin domain-containing protein has protein sequence MAEQDLIRFLSKISQLQSLADRVQQDSVSREQLAACADHNQVVELAQSWGFDIGRRWGERDHGPGGETNLLATACPPPGEESMHVLASAETWRLLLIASNDYRSPSGEWMDQSDHEWVLVLRGSACIALENPDRIVDLSPGDHLSLSPHRRHRVERTDGDPGTLWLALHWDEN, from the coding sequence ATGGCGGAACAGGATCTGATCCGTTTCCTCAGCAAAATCTCCCAACTTCAGTCTCTTGCGGATCGTGTCCAGCAGGACTCCGTCAGTCGTGAACAATTGGCGGCCTGTGCCGATCACAACCAGGTTGTGGAGTTGGCTCAATCCTGGGGCTTCGATATTGGTCGGCGTTGGGGAGAGCGTGACCATGGGCCGGGGGGGGAGACCAATCTGCTGGCGACTGCTTGTCCTCCTCCTGGTGAGGAATCAATGCATGTGTTGGCGTCGGCTGAGACGTGGAGATTGCTGCTGATTGCATCGAACGACTATCGATCCCCCAGCGGCGAATGGATGGACCAGTCCGACCATGAATGGGTGCTTGTTCTGCGGGGTAGTGCCTGTATCGCGCTGGAGAACCCTGATCGGATTGTGGATCTCAGTCCTGGGGATCATCTTTCGCTGTCGCCCCATCGGCGCCACCGGGTCGAGCGCACGGATGGCGACCCTGGAACGCTTTGGCTGGCCC
- a CDS encoding c-type cytochrome has translation MLTNVLRYCVGAFLLLLLNLGTAKATPAALEGSSQGAVLFEQHCAGCHINGGNIIRRGKNLKLKTLERDDIATVDAIAAIAREGRGQMSGYADVLGADGDQLVAEWILMQAQNAWTH, from the coding sequence GTGCTGACGAATGTCTTGCGGTACTGCGTTGGTGCGTTTCTGCTGCTGCTGCTGAACCTTGGGACAGCCAAGGCCACACCCGCTGCCCTTGAAGGCTCTAGCCAAGGAGCAGTGTTGTTCGAACAGCACTGCGCGGGATGCCACATCAACGGCGGCAACATCATTCGCCGTGGGAAAAATCTGAAGCTGAAGACCCTCGAGCGTGATGACATCGCAACGGTGGATGCCATCGCAGCCATCGCCCGTGAAGGGCGAGGCCAGATGAGCGGTTATGCAGACGTTCTAGGGGCGGATGGTGATCAGCTTGTGGCCGAATGGATCCTGATGCAGGCTCAAAATGCCTGGACCCATTGA